The proteins below come from a single Dermatophagoides farinae isolate YC_2012a chromosome 7, ASM2471394v1, whole genome shotgun sequence genomic window:
- the LOC124496928 gene encoding eukaryotic translation initiation factor 3 subunit F has product MSNTSVRVHPLVVYNIIDIYERRNLDANRVIGTLLGSVDKLGNVEISNSFVVKHREANNEVAVDLEVAKELYELHKKVFPSETIVGWFATGGGEVNEYSVVIHDYYSRECQNPIHLTVDPSADGISVKAYVSTIFGIPGKNVGTMFTPIDDISISYCYEPELIGVRACMYAAGLPSVSTDSKEIFLANELDQIIQMCNKCQDDIARIVKFIEEKILSGTSKVSIPSNTNDIGRQLMAMIENIIPFGGDDDEAFNSNLKDFLMVVYLSNLSKTQLGLNEKISHLLATERPAITAAGHSVQVLLQTMQDKFQAMSDEIVHRIDEMGHRINDLEQNISDLMQQADMNENSNEMSSTSDSQQQQQQQQQQSKSQTMDVGKQDQQIDE; this is encoded by the exons atgtcaaatacATCGGTTCGTGTACATCCATTGGTCGTATATAATATTATCGATATTTATGAACGAAGAAATTTGGATGCCAATCGTGTAATTGGTACTTTGCTTGGTTCTGTGGATAAATTGGGCAATGTTGaaatatcaaattcattcgttGTTAAACATCGTGAAGCCAATAATGAAGTTGCTGTTGATTTGGAAGTAGCTAAAGAGCTATATGAATTGcataaaaaagtttttccaaGTGAAACTATTGTTGGATGGTTTGCAACCGGTGGTGGTGAAGTCAATGAATATTCCGTTGTCatacatgattattattcacgtGAATGTCAAAATCCTATCCATTTGACTGTGGATCCATCAGCCGATGGTATTTCAGTTAAAGCTTATGTATCAACAATATTTGGTATTCCAGGCAAAAATGTTGGTACAATGTTCACACCGATTGATGATATCAGTATATCGTATTGTTATGAACCAGAATTGATTGGTGTTCGTGCTTGTATGTATGCCGCTGGATTACCATCAGTATCGACGGATTCGAAAGAAATTTTCCTTGCAAATGAATTGGATCAAATCATACAAATGTGTAACAAATGTCAGGATGATATTGCACGTATTGTTAAATTTATCGAAGAGAAAATTCTTTCCGGTACATCAAAAGTATCGATTCCATCGAATACCAATGATATTGGACGGCAATTGATGGCtatgattgaaaacattataccatttggtggtgatgatgacgaggcatttaattcaaatttgaaagATTTCCTCATGGTTGTTTACCTGTCGAACTTATCGAAAACACAACTtggtttgaatgaaaaaataagcCATTTACTTGCAACTGAACGGCCAGCCATTACCGCTGCTGGTCATTCG GTACAAGTGTTGCTACAAACAATGCAAGATAAATTCCAAGCAATGAGCGATGAAATCGTTCATCGTATAGATGAAATGGGGCATCGTATTAATGATCTTGAACAGAATATTAGTGATCTGATGCAACAAGccgatatgaatgaaaattcaaatgaaatgtcatcaacatcggattcacaacaacaacaacaacaacaacagcaacagtcAAAATCACAAACAATGGATGTTGGTAAACAGGACCAACAAATTGATGAGTGA
- the LOC124496926 gene encoding lambda-crystallin homolog, with the protein MSPKIGIVGSGLIGRSWTMIFIAHGFDVHLYDIKEEQVNEAIKGINEKIRKLEQDKCLRGNLSASEQLSHVHKARTIAECLDGAVHVQECVFEDLQLKRKVFHEIDQICSDNVVLCSSTSCFLPSKLFEGLKHNGQMIVGHPVNPPYFVPLVEIVPSKWTNPAVIDRTRALLEKVGQKPVTLKKEIEGFIVNRIQYAILNECYRLIESDVISVQDVDKVMAHGLGMRYAFMGPWETAHLNANGMREYFDKYSKGIHDVSMTFGPVPQMGGPTADLIVKEMAQAIPIDRLDQRRKWRDERLVELATLKQKANK; encoded by the exons ATGTCGCCCAAAATTGGTATCGTCGGAAg TGGCCTTATTGGTCGTAGCTGGACAATGATATTCATTGCCCATGGTTTTGATGTTCATCTTTATGATATTAAAGAAGAACAAGTTAATGAAGCAATAAAAGggatcaatgaaaaaatacgaaaattGGAACAAGATAAATGTCTTCGAGGAAATCTTTCAGCATCGGAACAATTGTCCCATGTTCATAAAGCACGCACAATTGCTGAATGTTTGGATGGTGCTGTCCACGTCCAGGAATGTGTTTTCGAAGATTTGCAATTGAAACGAAAAGTTTTTcatgaaattgatcaaatttgcTCGGATAATGTTGTGCTTTGTAGTTCTACAAGTTGTTTTTTGCCATCCAAACTGTTCGAAGGATTGAAACATAATGGTCAAATGATTGTCGGACATCCAGTGAATCCACCTTATTTTGTACCGTTGGTGGAAATAGTTCCATCAAAATGGACCAATCCTGCGGTTATTGATCGAACACGCGCATTATTGGAAAAAGTTGGCCAAAAACCCGTTactttgaaaaaagaaatcgaaGGTTTCATTGTTAATCGCATCCAGTATgcaattttgaatgaatgttatCGTCTGATTGAATCGGATGTTATTAGCGTCCAAGATGTGGATAAAGTAATGGCACACGGTTTGGGTATGCGTTATGCATTCATGGGACCATGGGAAACTGCTCATTTGAATGCTAATGGTATGCGTGAATATTTCGATAAATATTCGAAAGGTATCCATGATGTTAGCATGACGTTTGGTCCAGTACCACAAATGGGAGGTCCAACAGCCGATTTGATTGTCAAAGAAATGGCCCAGGCAATtccaattgatcgattggaTCAACGCCGTAAATGGCGCGATGAACGTCTGGTTGAATTGGCAACACTTAAACAGAAagcaaacaaatga
- the Ogdh gene encoding oxoglutarate dehydrogenase Nc73EF isoform X2, whose translation MYRAALALKSGHHRLYGGLNGLLINGRFGILVNQSHPTSSTIPKSQSAAAATQAAVATRVVQEPFLNGSSSIYVEEMYKAWMKDPNSVHKSWDVFFRVSETAEPGQAYLSPAMPRTTMYPTASGRTPTTQAEIRSAVTSSDSLRDIEDHLSVQAIIRSYQIRGHYFAKLDPLEINVTNFDRDGAWLRVHQFEEKDMDRLFKLPNTTFIGGDESVLPLREILRRLENVYCRHIGVEYMFINNLEQCQWIRQKFETPGIMDLNEEKKKTLLARLTRSHKFEEFLAKKWSSEKRFGLEGCEVLIPSMKEVIDNSSVLGIDSIVMGMPHRGRLNVLANVCRKPLEQIFAQFNSLEPADEGSGDVKYHLGMSHERLNRKSNRNIKLALVANPSHLEAVDPVVQGKTRAEQFYLGDSQGKKVMSILLHGDAAFAGQGVVYETFHLSELPDYSTHGTVHIVVNNQIGFTTDPREARSSPYCTDVARVVNAPIFHVNADDPEAVVHVSKVAAEWRAKFGKDVVIDLVCYRRNGHNEIDEPKFTQPLMYTKIRNTTPAVHKYVKKLISENVVTEEYVKQLWEKYDNILTEAYKNTEKEVKMYNRDWLDSPWHGFFGTRSEHKCDPTGVDEETLRHIGTKFSTPPPDPFKIHPGLKRILKARMEMVENRQLDWALAEALAFGSLLKEGIHVRLSGQDVERGTFSHRHHVLHHQTMDKSTYRPLCHLYADQAPYTVCNSSLSEYGVLGFELGFSMTNPNALVMWEAQFGDFNNTAQCIIDQFICSGQAKWVRQSGLILLLPHGMEGMGPEHSSARPERFLQLCAVDSDEFPVIDEYFSLKQLHDINMIVANCSTPANMFHILRRQIALPFRKPLVVFTPKSLLRHPQCKSSFDELLPETEFRRLLPDETEPIRTNPSSVKRIILCTGKVYYELLKERQQRSLDDKVAIVRVEQLCPFPFDLLRDELSKYPDADLIWTQEEHKNQGYWSYVQPLIQTTLRHLNMESKKFNYAGRAVSASPATGNKHIHKKEIEKLFADSFAGIDNNNNNNQLPSSSSSSSSSSSSSVSDLFDNLKKFFKFLER comes from the exons atgtaTCGTGCTGCTCTTGCATTAAAATCCGGCCATCATCGTTTATATGGTGGACTTAATGGTCTATTGATTAATGGCCGTTTTGGTATTCTTGTGAATCAATCACATCCAACATCATCTACAATACCGAAATCCCAATCGGCTGCTGCTGCAACACAAGCAGCTGTTGCAACACGTGTTGTACAGGAACCATTCCtaaatggatcatcatcaatttatgtGGAAGAAATGTATAAAGCATGGATGAAAGATCCAAATTCTGTCCATAAAAGTTGGGATGTATTTTTTCGTGTATCTGAAACAGCTGAACCGGGACAGGCATATCTATCGCCCGCAATGCCTCGAACAACAATGTATCCAACAGCCAGTGGACGTACACCAACAACACAAGCAGAAATACGTTCAGCAGTAACATCATCGGATTCATTACGTGATATTGAAGACCATTTATCCGTACAGGCTATTATTCGATCCTATCAG ATTCGTGGCCATTATTTTGCTAAGCTTGATCCGCTTGAAATTAATGTTACTAATTTTGATCGTGATGGTGCTTGGCTTCGTGTTCATCAATTTg AGGAAAAAGATATGGATCGTTTATTCAAACTGCCGAATACAACATTTATTGGTGGTGATGAAAGTGTGTTACCATTACGTGAAATATTACGTCGATTAGAAAATGTTTATTGTCGTCATATTGGTGTCGAGTATATGTTTATTAATAATCTGGAACAATGTCAATGGATTAGgcaaaaatttgaaacaccTGGTATTATGgatttgaatgaagaaaagaaaaaaaccttaCTAGCACGTTTGACACGTTCACATaaatttgaagaatttttagCCAAAAAATGGTCATCAGAAAAACGTTTCGGTCTAGAAGGTTGTGAAGTATTGATACCATCAATGAAAGAAGTTATTGATAATTCATCTGTTCTCGGTATCGATAGCATCGTGATGGGTATGCCTCATCGTGGCCGATTAAATGTGTTGGCAAATGTTTGCCGTAAACCATTAGAACAGATTTTCGCTCAATTCAATAGTCTGGAACCAGCTGATGAG GGTTCTGGTGATGTTAAATACCATCTTGGAATGTCACATGAACGTTTGAATCGTAAAAGTAATCGTAATATAAAACTAGCACTAGTGGCTAATCCATCACATTTGGAAGCTGTCGATCCAGTGGTTCAAGGAAAAACACGTGCtgaacaattttatttggGTGATTCACAAGGCAAAAAAGTTATGAGCATATTATTACATGGTGATGCTGCATTTGCTGGTCAAGGTGTAGTGTACGAGACATTTCATTTGTCGGAATTACCCGATTATTCAACACATGGCACGGTACATATTGTtgttaataatcaaattggtTTCACTACTGATCCACGTGAAGCACGGTCATCACCATATTGTACGGATGTTGCACGTGTAGTGAATGCACCAATTTTCCACGTTAATGCTGATGATCCTGAAGCCGTAGTACATGTTAGTAAAGTAGCAGCAGAATGGCGTGCAAAATTCGGAAAAGATGTCGTCATTGATCTAGTTTGTTATCGTCGTAATGGCcacaatgaaattgatgaaccAAAGTTTACACAGCCATTAATGTATACGAAAATTCGTAATACAACACCGGCGGTACATAAATATGTCAAGAAATTGATTTCGGAAAATGTTGTCACCGAAGAATATGTGAAACAATTATGGgaaaaatatgataataTCTTGACCGAAGCTTATAAAAATACGGAGAAAGAAGTTAAAATGTATAACCGGGATTGGCTTGATTCACCGTGGCATGGATTTTTCGGTACTCGTTCTGAACATAAATGTGATCCAACCGGTGTTGATGAAGAAACCTTACGTCATATTGGTACAAAATTCTCGACACCCCCACCAGAtccatttaaaattcatcCTGGTCTAAAACGTATCTTGAAAGCACGTATGGAAATGGTTGAAAATCGTCAATTGGATTGGGCATTGGCTGAAGCATTAGCATTTGGTTCTCTGTTGAAAGAAGGTATTCATGTTCGTTTAAGTGGTCAAGATGTTGAACGTGGTACATTTAGTCATCGACATCAtgttcttcatcatcaaacaatggATAAATCTACGTATCGTCCATTATGTCATTTGTATGCCGACCAAGCACCATATACTGTATGTAATAGTTCATTATCTGAATATGGTGTTCTCGGATTTGAACTTGGTTTCTCAATGACCAATCCAAATGCATTGGTAATGTGGGAAGCACAATTTGGTGATTTCAACAACACGGCCCAAtgtattattgatcaatttatttgtaGCGGTCAAGCTAAATGGGTGCGGCAAAGTGGTCTTATTTTACTTTTACCACATGGTATGGAAGGTATGGGCCCAGAACATTCATCGGCTCGTCCAGAAAGATTTCTACAATTATGTGCTGTTGATTCAGATGAATTTCCG GTTATCGATGAATATTTctcattgaaacaattacATGATATCAACATGATTGTTGCTAATTGTAGTACACCAGCCAATATGTTCCATATACTACGTAGACAGATTGCGTTACCGTTCCGTAAACCA TTGGTTGTATTCACACCAAAATCGCTGCTAAGACATCCACAATGTAAATCTAgttttgatgaattattaccCGAGACGGAATTTCGTCGTTTATTACCCGATGAAACGGAACCTATTCGTACGAATCCATCCAGTGTAAAACGTATCATTTTATGCACTGGTAAAGTTTATTATGAATTACTCAAAGAACGACAACAACGTAGTCTTGACGATAAAGTTGCAATTGTTCGTGTGGAACAATTATGTCCATTTCCTTTTGATTTATTACGTGATGAGTTATCAAAATATCCAGATGCTGATCTTATCTGGACACAAGAAGAACATAAAAATCAAGGATATTGGAGCTACGTTCAACCACTAATACAGACAACATTGAGACATTTGAATATGGAATCGAAAAAGTTTaa TTATGCTGGCCGCGCAGTATCGGCATCACCAGCCACAGGCAATAAacatatacacaaaaaagagattgaaaaattatttgccGATTCATTTGCTG gtatcgataataataataataataatcagctACCATCGTCgtcttcgtcatcatcatcatcatcatcatcgtctgtTAGCGATTTATTTGATaatctaaaaaaattctttaaattcTTGGAacgataa
- the Ogdh gene encoding oxoglutarate dehydrogenase Nc73EF isoform X1 — protein MYRAALALKSGHHRLYGGLNGLLINGRFGILVNQSHPTSSTIPKSQSAAAATQAAVATRVVQEPFLNGSSSIYVEEMYKAWMKDPNSVHKSWDVFFRVSETAEPGQAYLSPAMPRTTMYPTASGRTPTTQAEIRSAVTSSDSLRDIEDHLSVQAIIRSYQVRGHYTAQLDPLEIQQHAAMKHSSIGNDLPLSQDVVLRKYKLEEKDMDRLFKLPNTTFIGGDESVLPLREILRRLENVYCRHIGVEYMFINNLEQCQWIRQKFETPGIMDLNEEKKKTLLARLTRSHKFEEFLAKKWSSEKRFGLEGCEVLIPSMKEVIDNSSVLGIDSIVMGMPHRGRLNVLANVCRKPLEQIFAQFNSLEPADEGSGDVKYHLGMSHERLNRKSNRNIKLALVANPSHLEAVDPVVQGKTRAEQFYLGDSQGKKVMSILLHGDAAFAGQGVVYETFHLSELPDYSTHGTVHIVVNNQIGFTTDPREARSSPYCTDVARVVNAPIFHVNADDPEAVVHVSKVAAEWRAKFGKDVVIDLVCYRRNGHNEIDEPKFTQPLMYTKIRNTTPAVHKYVKKLISENVVTEEYVKQLWEKYDNILTEAYKNTEKEVKMYNRDWLDSPWHGFFGTRSEHKCDPTGVDEETLRHIGTKFSTPPPDPFKIHPGLKRILKARMEMVENRQLDWALAEALAFGSLLKEGIHVRLSGQDVERGTFSHRHHVLHHQTMDKSTYRPLCHLYADQAPYTVCNSSLSEYGVLGFELGFSMTNPNALVMWEAQFGDFNNTAQCIIDQFICSGQAKWVRQSGLILLLPHGMEGMGPEHSSARPERFLQLCAVDSDEFPVIDEYFSLKQLHDINMIVANCSTPANMFHILRRQIALPFRKPLVVFTPKSLLRHPQCKSSFDELLPETEFRRLLPDETEPIRTNPSSVKRIILCTGKVYYELLKERQQRSLDDKVAIVRVEQLCPFPFDLLRDELSKYPDADLIWTQEEHKNQGYWSYVQPLIQTTLRHLNMESKKFNYAGRAVSASPATGNKHIHKKEIEKLFADSFAGIDNNNNNNQLPSSSSSSSSSSSSSVSDLFDNLKKFFKFLER, from the exons atgtaTCGTGCTGCTCTTGCATTAAAATCCGGCCATCATCGTTTATATGGTGGACTTAATGGTCTATTGATTAATGGCCGTTTTGGTATTCTTGTGAATCAATCACATCCAACATCATCTACAATACCGAAATCCCAATCGGCTGCTGCTGCAACACAAGCAGCTGTTGCAACACGTGTTGTACAGGAACCATTCCtaaatggatcatcatcaatttatgtGGAAGAAATGTATAAAGCATGGATGAAAGATCCAAATTCTGTCCATAAAAGTTGGGATGTATTTTTTCGTGTATCTGAAACAGCTGAACCGGGACAGGCATATCTATCGCCCGCAATGCCTCGAACAACAATGTATCCAACAGCCAGTGGACGTACACCAACAACACAAGCAGAAATACGTTCAGCAGTAACATCATCGGATTCATTACGTGATATTGAAGACCATTTATCCGTACAGGCTATTATTCGATCCTATCAG gttCGTGGCCATTATACAGCACAATTGGATCCATTGGAAATACAACAACATGCTGCAATGAAACATAGTTCAATTGGTAATGATTTACCATTATCACAAGATGTTGTACTTAGAAAATATAAGTTAG AGGAAAAAGATATGGATCGTTTATTCAAACTGCCGAATACAACATTTATTGGTGGTGATGAAAGTGTGTTACCATTACGTGAAATATTACGTCGATTAGAAAATGTTTATTGTCGTCATATTGGTGTCGAGTATATGTTTATTAATAATCTGGAACAATGTCAATGGATTAGgcaaaaatttgaaacaccTGGTATTATGgatttgaatgaagaaaagaaaaaaaccttaCTAGCACGTTTGACACGTTCACATaaatttgaagaatttttagCCAAAAAATGGTCATCAGAAAAACGTTTCGGTCTAGAAGGTTGTGAAGTATTGATACCATCAATGAAAGAAGTTATTGATAATTCATCTGTTCTCGGTATCGATAGCATCGTGATGGGTATGCCTCATCGTGGCCGATTAAATGTGTTGGCAAATGTTTGCCGTAAACCATTAGAACAGATTTTCGCTCAATTCAATAGTCTGGAACCAGCTGATGAG GGTTCTGGTGATGTTAAATACCATCTTGGAATGTCACATGAACGTTTGAATCGTAAAAGTAATCGTAATATAAAACTAGCACTAGTGGCTAATCCATCACATTTGGAAGCTGTCGATCCAGTGGTTCAAGGAAAAACACGTGCtgaacaattttatttggGTGATTCACAAGGCAAAAAAGTTATGAGCATATTATTACATGGTGATGCTGCATTTGCTGGTCAAGGTGTAGTGTACGAGACATTTCATTTGTCGGAATTACCCGATTATTCAACACATGGCACGGTACATATTGTtgttaataatcaaattggtTTCACTACTGATCCACGTGAAGCACGGTCATCACCATATTGTACGGATGTTGCACGTGTAGTGAATGCACCAATTTTCCACGTTAATGCTGATGATCCTGAAGCCGTAGTACATGTTAGTAAAGTAGCAGCAGAATGGCGTGCAAAATTCGGAAAAGATGTCGTCATTGATCTAGTTTGTTATCGTCGTAATGGCcacaatgaaattgatgaaccAAAGTTTACACAGCCATTAATGTATACGAAAATTCGTAATACAACACCGGCGGTACATAAATATGTCAAGAAATTGATTTCGGAAAATGTTGTCACCGAAGAATATGTGAAACAATTATGGgaaaaatatgataataTCTTGACCGAAGCTTATAAAAATACGGAGAAAGAAGTTAAAATGTATAACCGGGATTGGCTTGATTCACCGTGGCATGGATTTTTCGGTACTCGTTCTGAACATAAATGTGATCCAACCGGTGTTGATGAAGAAACCTTACGTCATATTGGTACAAAATTCTCGACACCCCCACCAGAtccatttaaaattcatcCTGGTCTAAAACGTATCTTGAAAGCACGTATGGAAATGGTTGAAAATCGTCAATTGGATTGGGCATTGGCTGAAGCATTAGCATTTGGTTCTCTGTTGAAAGAAGGTATTCATGTTCGTTTAAGTGGTCAAGATGTTGAACGTGGTACATTTAGTCATCGACATCAtgttcttcatcatcaaacaatggATAAATCTACGTATCGTCCATTATGTCATTTGTATGCCGACCAAGCACCATATACTGTATGTAATAGTTCATTATCTGAATATGGTGTTCTCGGATTTGAACTTGGTTTCTCAATGACCAATCCAAATGCATTGGTAATGTGGGAAGCACAATTTGGTGATTTCAACAACACGGCCCAAtgtattattgatcaatttatttgtaGCGGTCAAGCTAAATGGGTGCGGCAAAGTGGTCTTATTTTACTTTTACCACATGGTATGGAAGGTATGGGCCCAGAACATTCATCGGCTCGTCCAGAAAGATTTCTACAATTATGTGCTGTTGATTCAGATGAATTTCCG GTTATCGATGAATATTTctcattgaaacaattacATGATATCAACATGATTGTTGCTAATTGTAGTACACCAGCCAATATGTTCCATATACTACGTAGACAGATTGCGTTACCGTTCCGTAAACCA TTGGTTGTATTCACACCAAAATCGCTGCTAAGACATCCACAATGTAAATCTAgttttgatgaattattaccCGAGACGGAATTTCGTCGTTTATTACCCGATGAAACGGAACCTATTCGTACGAATCCATCCAGTGTAAAACGTATCATTTTATGCACTGGTAAAGTTTATTATGAATTACTCAAAGAACGACAACAACGTAGTCTTGACGATAAAGTTGCAATTGTTCGTGTGGAACAATTATGTCCATTTCCTTTTGATTTATTACGTGATGAGTTATCAAAATATCCAGATGCTGATCTTATCTGGACACAAGAAGAACATAAAAATCAAGGATATTGGAGCTACGTTCAACCACTAATACAGACAACATTGAGACATTTGAATATGGAATCGAAAAAGTTTaa TTATGCTGGCCGCGCAGTATCGGCATCACCAGCCACAGGCAATAAacatatacacaaaaaagagattgaaaaattatttgccGATTCATTTGCTG gtatcgataataataataataataatcagctACCATCGTCgtcttcgtcatcatcatcatcatcatcatcgtctgtTAGCGATTTATTTGATaatctaaaaaaattctttaaattcTTGGAacgataa
- the LOC124496927 gene encoding uncharacterized protein LOC124496927: MTMMMMMMMMMIQRLPRTNSLIQSIIGIMIIIICYGTITTVETSRYLLTKKPGCSEADQRRVDQIAAKFYAPGPNAPYFPTNYAELRPFCREIRNVSKTIESFMTRCFTKEVVQYAKIIFYTVNRQMRNYCTKRSKRLSSLLKIAPCINRHLRTETICLDNWLKDFSRIPDLEVDKDKIIHGCCLTADAYLCFDDLIEKYECSRKNRETILDFITNISSDIQTVCGEYTHVTDACDTKKPLKFKQNSKFNSTTLKLNGKNSLDPITRRQKALRFKTPMFVLIDLLDSFVDPDSIIG, encoded by the exons atgactatgatgatgatgatgatgatgatgatgatacaacgATTACCAAGGactaattcattgattcaatcgattattgggattatgataataatcatatgttatggaacaataacaacagtaGAAACATCACGTTACCTTTTAACGAAAAAACCAGGTTGTTCAGAGGCTGATCAACGACGTGTGGATCAAATTGCAGCAAAATTCTATGCTCCAGGGCCAAATGCACCATATTTTCCAACAAATTATGCTGAACTACGTCCATTTTGTCGTGAAATACGTAATGTTTcgaaaacaattgaatcatttatgACACGATGTTTCACAAAAGAGGTGGTTCAATATgccaaaattattttctacACCGTTAATCGTCAGATGCGTAATTATTGTACAAAACGTTCGaaacgattatcatcattgttgaaaattgcaCCATGTATTAATCGTCATTTACGAACCGAAACTATTTGTTTGGATAATTGGCTGAAAGATTTCTCTCGGATACCGGATCTAGAAGTGGATAAagataaaattattcatgGTTGTTG CTTAACAGCTGATGCTTATCTTTGTTTCGATGAtctgattgaaaaatatgaatgtaGCCGTAAAAATCGTGAAACCATTTTGGATTTCATAACGAATATTTCCAGTGATATACAAACAGTTTGTGGTGAATACACTCATGTAACGGATGCATGTGATACGAAAAAaccattgaaatttaaacaaaattctaaatttaattcaacaacattaaaattgaatggaaaaaattcattggatCCAATTACACGACGACAAAAGGCATTACGATTCAAAACAccaatgtttgttttaattgatttacttgattcatttgttgatcctgattcaattattggataa